The following are encoded together in the Montipora foliosa isolate CH-2021 chromosome 12, ASM3666993v2, whole genome shotgun sequence genome:
- the LOC137980856 gene encoding zinc finger protein 2-like — MDQQQPGPSGLSSLSCDVCQQEFTNQRNLVRHQTTVHTDHSWGCPQCERTFNRQDNFHRHVQNCRKRRQDQPNDETPLAKQGRKSHECEDCGRTFEQALSLERHQVQIQQPTWCTTCSEQFLGTRVLTAHQRSDHPKPFECDQCGRTFARLNDLTRHQTAKHRAISGQQCGGVVVHCSSSSPCERST; from the coding sequence ATGGACCAGCAGCAGCCAGGACCAAGCGGACTTAGCTCCCTTTCATGTGACGTCTGCCAGCAAGAGTTCACCAACCAACGCAACCTCGTCCGACACCAGACCACAGTTCACACCGACCATTCGTGGGGTTGTCCTCAGTGTGAGCGAACATTCAATCGTCAAGACAACTTCCATCGACACGTCCAGAACTGCCGAAAGCGCCGACAAGACCAGCCCAACGATGAGACACCCCTCGCCAAGCAGGGTCGGAAAAGTCACGAGTGTGAGGACTGTGGCCGTACGTTCGAGCAAGCCCTCAGTCTAGAACGACACCAGGTGCAGATCCAACAGCCTACATGGTGTACTACCTGCAGTGAACAGTTTCTTGGCACCCGTGTGCTGACGGCCCACCAACGGAGTGATCATCCCAAACCGTTCGAGTGTGATCAGTGTGGGCGAACCTTTGCTCGTTTGAACGATCTCACGCGTCACCAAACCGCAAAACATCGTGCTATTTCGGGACAGCAGTGCGGTGGTGTTGTGGTGCATTGCAGCAGCAGCAGCCCCTGTGAACGATCCACCTAA